The Setaria viridis chromosome 6, Setaria_viridis_v4.0, whole genome shotgun sequence genome contains a region encoding:
- the LOC117859616 gene encoding uncharacterized protein, whose translation MEEVAEGCGGTSGHATWTSAMSALMLSHLNDLVAVGLKTSKGFKKYLFNGCARVINEKFTTRITGEQVKNHLKTWQKRYAKINRLKKLSGALFDEENCMITLDEEHYNGHVQDHKSDAEYLNKPLLHYREITAIFGNTMATGNFAKDSSAPLGREDDEGESQEEGDKVTGHGPSEGHTTQGATSSASRPSKKSKIAEMEEDGLVAAFKSVGENLAAAIKMVAKPDKLPPDLFDVLNQLPGFNSAHISFYYAHLVSNPHIGKAFYNLPFEHKLNWVTMFIAEKFPGM comes from the exons ATGGAGGAAGTAGCTGAAGGGTGTGGTGGGACTAGTGGGCATGCTACGTGGACATCAGCAATGTCTGCTTTAATGCTCTCTCACCTAAATGATTTGGTGGCTGTTGGTTTGAAGACATCAAAGGGATTTAAGAAGTACCTTTTTAATGGTTGTGCTAGGGTTATCAATGAGAAGTTCACCACAAGGATCACTGGTGAGCAAGTTAAGAATCATTTGAAAACATGGCAGAAAAGGTATGCAAAGATAAATAGATTGAAGAAGTTGAGTGGTGCCCTCTTTGATGAAGAAAACTGCATGATTACACTAGATGAGGAGCACTACAACGGCCATGTCCAG GATCACAAGTCTGATGctgagtacttgaacaagcccCTCTTGCACTATAGAGAGATAACGGCAATATTTGGCAATACAATGGCTACTGGAAATTTTGCAAAGGACTCAAGTGCACCTCTAGGTAGAGAGGATGATGAGGGTGAAAGTCAAGAAGAGGGGGATAAGGTTACTGGGCATGGTCCAAGTGAGGGGCATACCACTCAAGGGGCAACGTCTTCTGCTAGTAGACCTAGTAAGAAGTCCAAGATAGCTGAAATGGAAGAGGATGGGCTGGTTGCCGCCTTCAAAAGTGTAGGTGAGAACCTTGCCGCTGCCATAAAAATGGTAGCTAAACCTGATAAGCTGCCACCTGACCTATTTGATGTCTTGAACCAACTTCCTGGTTTTAATTCAGCACATATATCTTTCTACTATGCTCATTTGGTGAGCAATCCTCACATTGGCAAAGCTTTCTATAACTTGCCATTCGAGCACAAGTTAAATTGGGTCACAATGTTCATCGCTGAGAAGTTCCCTGGAATGTAA